A stretch of DNA from Dehalobacterium formicoaceticum:
AATATAAGCAACTCACGGCCTTATCTAAAATTATTGGTAGTTGTTCAGCAGTTATGCCGAAGGAGAACCTGTTGACATTTTTTTGCAAACTATATATGCTTGTGGTGTCGAATGCAGAGAGGCGCTTTGTATTCGGTGAGCCTCGATCCTGGCTCTGCGGATTATAATAATGTGCAAAGACACAAGTTGTTCTGGCACAAAACTGCCCTCGTCAATTTGGCGGGGGCGTTTTGTTTTATTGTGGTTATAAAAAGCTCCCGGAGATTTTCCATTCGAGGTCGCATACCGGGCGGAAAGTTTTGCAGCGGTTTCAGCTTGTCAACCCATAACACAAGAGGCGGAGGAGCAGGTGGATGGTAATTGATGAAACTGAGCAGAGACGGATCGTTATCTGCTTTGCGTTTGGTCTGCCAATTGCTTTCTCTCCATGCGGAAACCGCAGTAGATAACCTGTCCGTGCTGCTGGGCATATCAATCCCTTGGCGGAGCGGTTCACACGCGGGTACAAACGGCGCACACGCCGTTTCAATGGTTGCCGTGGTGTCTACGCCCGTATCGGGTGAAATATTGCGTACAGGGGGGATACCGGGTTCAGCAGGACTTTCTTCATTAGATAAAGCATCAAAGGTGTTTTCCTCAATGGCTTTCATCAATGCCAGCTTGGAAAGATTCTGCGTTGCCGCAAGTCTGATATAAAAAGAACGCTGCTCATCGCTTTCACAGCAC
This window harbors:
- a CDS encoding DUF1016 N-terminal domain-containing protein — encoded protein: MKALKNESSLYMEQIASTITDCYESNDKPSNQSLMELYTLIGRCICRQGEKAFVPHLAETLAIRLPLLKGFSLRNLRRMRNFYRTYANDPALMEKAQSLSWTQNAVILECCESDEQRSFYIRLAATQNLSKLALMKAIEENTFDALSNEESPAEPGIPPVRNISPDTGVDTTATIETACAPFVPACEPLRQGIDMPSSTDRLSTAVSAWRESNWQTKRKADNDPSLLSFINYHPPAPPPLVLWVDKLKPLQNFPPGMRPRMENLRELFITTIKQNAPAKLTRAVLCQNNLCLCTLL